From the genome of Vibrio navarrensis, one region includes:
- a CDS encoding RNA-binding domain-containing protein — translation METEELLAIIANGEDSRHQFKQNITRAESLVPELAAFSNSKGGLLFIGVTDDGGIQGLTIEDMGRINQLVSNAAKDVKPPISVTTENVALPSGMVMVVDVPEGISKPYMDGNLHVWVKNSANKSKVSAREELLRMFQSSALVHADEISVNGSSVTDIDQEFFDAFFEREYGERVEDQDVSRVQLLENMNLAKNGRLNICGALLFASRPQIRLPVFIVKAVAFPGVDIEDEHYIDSQDINGKLSDVFQKVLGFVLANIRHVQNEQGFNSVGEPEIPRIVLEELIANALIHRDYFVSAPIKVLVFADRIEIVSPGHLPNNLTIENIKMGNSNVRNPILASFAPKVLPYRGLGSGIKRAIKAYPDIEFVDDRAGNAFKAIIKRAQ, via the coding sequence ATGGAAACCGAAGAACTCTTAGCGATTATTGCCAACGGTGAAGACTCAAGGCATCAGTTTAAGCAAAACATTACCCGAGCTGAGAGTCTGGTGCCCGAGTTAGCGGCATTCAGTAATTCTAAAGGCGGTTTATTGTTTATTGGAGTCACTGATGACGGAGGCATTCAAGGACTAACTATTGAGGATATGGGGCGAATTAATCAGTTGGTTTCTAATGCGGCAAAGGATGTAAAACCACCGATTTCCGTTACCACTGAAAATGTTGCTTTACCCAGTGGTATGGTGATGGTTGTTGATGTGCCTGAAGGCATAAGCAAGCCTTATATGGATGGCAACCTACATGTATGGGTAAAAAATAGCGCTAACAAATCCAAAGTCAGCGCGCGAGAAGAGCTACTGAGAATGTTTCAATCATCGGCGTTGGTCCATGCGGATGAGATATCTGTGAACGGTAGTTCTGTTACAGACATAGACCAAGAGTTTTTTGACGCATTTTTTGAAAGGGAATACGGCGAACGAGTTGAAGACCAAGACGTATCTCGTGTGCAACTGCTTGAAAACATGAATTTGGCAAAGAACGGGCGGCTTAACATCTGCGGCGCCTTGTTGTTTGCATCACGACCACAAATACGCTTACCGGTTTTTATTGTAAAAGCGGTGGCTTTTCCGGGTGTTGATATCGAAGACGAGCACTATATCGACAGCCAGGATATTAACGGCAAGCTATCGGATGTATTCCAAAAGGTTCTGGGTTTTGTGCTGGCTAACATTCGCCATGTGCAGAATGAACAAGGCTTCAACTCAGTAGGCGAGCCAGAAATTCCGCGAATCGTTCTTGAAGAGCTTATTGCCAATGCGCTTATTCATCGAGATTACTTTGTATCCGCTCCGATTAAGGTTTTGGTGTTTGCTGATCGAATTGAAATCGTCAGCCCCGGTCACTTGCCCAATAACTTAACGATAGAAAATATCAAAATGGGTAACTCGAATGTTAGGAACCCAATTTTGGCCTCGTTTGCTCCAAAAGTGTTGCCATATCGGGGCTTGGGGAGCGGCATAAAACGAGCGATAAAAGCGTATCCAGACATTGAGTTTGTTGACGACAGGGCTGGCAATGCGTTCAAGGCAATTATTAAGCGAGCACAATAA